CCTCCTGGACGAGACGATCGGCCGCCTCGAGCGCGAGGGTTTCGTCGTCCATCGGCACCGGCGGGTCCCCCCCAACGACGGAGGCCTATGCCTCGGCCAGTTGGCGATCGCCGCGACCACACGAGCGAAGGGGGGAGGCGATGTGCCTGGCGATACCCGGTAGGGTCACGAGCATTTACCGCGAACACGACGTGTTGATGGGCAAGGTCGACTTCGGGGGCGTGAGCAAGCGCGTCTGCCTGGAACACATCCCGGAGGTCGCGGTGGGGGAGTACGCGCTCGTCCACGTCGGCTACGCCCTGACGCGGATCGACGAGGCCGAGGCTCGTCGCGTGTTCGAGTTCCTCGCCTCGATGGACGACCTCGACGAGTTGAGGCACTGATGCGCCACCTCGACGAATACCGCGATCCCTCCGCGGCGAAATCGTTGCTGCGTTCGATCCGCAGGGCCACCACCCGGGCCTGGACGCTGATGGAGATCTGCGGGGGGCAGACGCACAGCATCTTGAAGTACGGGATCGACGAGCTGCTCCCGCCCGAGATCACGCTGGTCCACGGGCCGGGCTGCCCGGTCTGCGTGACGCCGGTGGAGCTGATCGACAAGGCCGTCGAGATCGCGTCCCGGACGGGCGTGATCTTCTGCTCGTTCGGCGACATGCTGCGCGTGCCCGGGAGCCATGGGGACCTGCTGGCGGTCAAGGCGTCCGGCGGAGACGTGCGGCTCGTGTACTCGCCGCTCGACTGCCTGTCCCTGGCCGAGCGGAACCCCGAAAAGACGGTGGTCTTCTTCGCGGTCGGATTCGAGACGACTGCGCCGGCGAACGCGATGGCTGTGCGACAGGCCTCGAGGCGCGGGATCGACAACTTCGCGGTCCTCGTTTCGCACGTCACGGTCCCCCCGGCGATGTCGGCGATACTGGAATCCCCGGACAACCACGTGCAAGGTTTTTTGGCCGCCGGCCACGTCTGCTCGGTGATGGGATGCGCGGAATACGAGACGCTGGCCGAGCGGTTCCGGATCCCGATCGTGGTCGCCGGCTTCGAACCGCTCGACCTGCTCGACGGTATTCATCACTGCATCTGCATGCTCGAGGAAGGGCGCATCGGCGTCGAAAACCGCTACGCCCGGGCCGTACGCCCAGGCGGGAACGAGCGGGCGAAGGAGCTGATGGCCGAAGTCTTCGAGGTCACGGACCGGAAATGGCGAGGCATCGGGACCATCCTCCGGAGCGGATACCGCTTGCGATCCGAGTTCGCCCGGTTCGACGCCGAGGCGCGATTCGACCTGGGGGCGTTGCGCGCGGAGGAGTCGCGATCATGCCTCAGCGGCCTGATCCTGCAGGGCCTCAAGAAGCCCCACGAGTGCCCCGAATTCGGCGGGAGATGTACGCCGACGTCGCCGCTCGGGGCGACCATGGTCTCGTCCGAAGGGGCCTGCGCCGCCTATTACCAATACGGAAGGATGAAGGTGGCGGCCGGATGAGCCGGAACCCGTCGACGATTTTAAAGGCCTCGCCGACCGCCGCGATCGACCCGACCGCGAGCGGATGCCCGACTCCCCGCGAGGAGACCGAGCAGATCCTGCTCGGTCACGGCAGCGGCGGGATGATGTCCGCCGACCTCATGCGCCGCGTATTCCTGCCGGCCTTCGACAACGAGGTGCTCGCGGCGATGGAGGACCAGGCGACCGTCGCGTTCCCAAGCGGACGGCGCCTCGCCTTCACGACGGATTCCTACGTGGTCCGGCCCATCTTCTTCCCGGGCGGCGACATCGGCCGTCTGGCGGTCAACGGCACCGTCAACGACCTGGCCGTCGGTGGGGCGCGCCCCCTCTACCTCTCGGCGGCGTTCATACTGGAAGAGGGCCTGGCGATCGCCGACCTGAAACGCGTCGTCCGGTCGATGCGCGAGGCGTGCGACGAATCGGGCGTCGCCATGGTGACGGGCGACACCAAGGTGGTGGACCGTGGCAAAGGGGATCGGATCTTCATCACGACCTCGGGCGTCGGCGTCGTGCCGGCCGGGCGATCCCTCTCGATCCGCAACGCCCGGCCCGGTGACCGCATCCTCGTCTCGGGAACGATGGGCGACCACGGCATCGCCATCCTCTCGGTGCGCGAAGGGATCGAGTTCGAGACCGTCCTCGAGAGCGACACCGCCCCCCTGAACGGACTGGCCGACGTGCTCCTGGAGGCATGCCCGGACGTACGTTGCTTGCGCGACCCGACGCGGGGCGGCCTCTCGAGCGCCCTCAACGAGCTGGCCAAAGGCTCGGGCGTCGGGGTGGAGCTGGAAGAATCGGCGATTCCCGTGCGCCCGGAGGTCCGGGCCGCCTGCGAGCTGTTCGGCCTCGATCCGATGTACGTGGCCAACGAGGGGAAGCTGATCGCCGTCGTCCCGCGCGAGACGGCCGGGCGCGCGCTCGCCGCGATGCGATCGCATCCACTGGGCCGAGACTCGGCGGTGGTCGGCGAGGTCGTCTCCTCCCATCGAGGCCTGGTGGTCATGACGTCCCCCTTCGGCGGCCAGAGGATGGTCGCAATGATCGCGGGCGAGCACCTCCCGAGGATTTGCTGATGGATCCCGACGCCGGACCTCGGAGCCTGGAGGAGATCGACGTCCTCTGGCTCACCGCCGGACTGAGCTGCGACGGCGACACCGTGTCGATCACGGCCGCCACCCAGCCGAGCCTGGAAGACCTGATCGGGGGTGCGATCCCCGGCATCCCGCGCCTTCGGCTCCACAACCCCGTCCTCTCATACGAGAACGGCGACGAGTTCCTGAAGATCTGGCGTGACGCGGCGGAGGGAAGGCTGAATCCCTTCGTGCTCGTCGTGGAGGGATCGATCCCCAACGAGTCGATCAACGTCGAAGGCTCCTGGGCCGCCTTCGGCACGGACCCCGCCACCGGCCAGCCGATCCCGACCTGTGCGTGGATCGACCGCCTCGCGCCGAGGGCCTGGGCCGTCGTCGCGGCCGGCACCTGTGCCGCATACGGGGGCATCCACGCCATGGCCGGGAACCCCACCGGGGCAATGGGCCTGCCCGATTACCTGGGGTGGGGATGGCGGTCCTCGGGCGGCCTGCCGGTGATCTGCGTCCCCGGATGTCCTGTGCAGCCGGACAATTTCATGGAGACGCTGCTCTATCTGCTGTATCAGGCTTCAGGGCTCGCGCCCGCCATCCCCCTCGACGACCAGTTGAGACCGCGCTGGTTGTTCAGCCAGACGGTGCACGAGGGCTGCGATCGGGCGGGCTACTACGAGCAGGCCGACTTCGCCTCGTCCTACGGCACGCCGCAGTGCATCGTGAAGCTCGGCTGCTGGGGACCGGTGGTGCATTGCAACGTGGGCAAGCGAGGCTGGATGTCGGGCATCGGCGGCTGCCCGAACGTGGGAGGCATCTGCATCGGCTGCACCATGCCCGGCTTCCCCGACAAGTTCATGCCGTTCATGGACGAGCCGCCGGGGGCGAAGCTCTCGACCACCGCCGTCGCCATGTACGGGCGGACGATCCGCGCCCTCCGAGGTTTCACGAAGGCCTCGATGAGCCAGGAGCCGGAATGGCGGCATCGGCGGCCCGAGCTGACGACCGGCTACCAGCCGAATCCCGACCCCGCGAACGACGGAAAGAGCCCGGATCATGCCTGAGCCCGCCTCGAAACTCGTCGAGATGTCCTGGGATCCGATCACCCGGATCGTGGGGAGCCTGGGCGTCCACACCAAGATCGACTTCGCCGAGAGGCGCGTCGCCGAGTGCCACAGCACTTCGTCGATCTTCCGAGGGTACAGCGTCTTCATGAAAGGCAAGGACCCGCGCGACGCCCACTTCATCACCAGCCGGATCTGCGGCATCTGCGGCGACAACCACGCGACCTGCGCCGTCTACGCCCAGAATATGGCCTTCGGGGTGAGGCCGCCTGCGCTCGCCGAGTGGATCATCAACCTCGGCGAGGCGGCCGAGTATATGTTCGATCACAACCTCTATCAGGATAATCTCGTAGGCGTGGACTACTGCGAGCGGATGGTCAAGGAGACCAACCCTTCGGTGCTGGCGAAGGCCGAGCGCACCGAAGCCCCGAACGCTCGCATCCACGGCTTCCGCACGATCGCCGACATCATGCGATCGCTGAACCCCTTCAGCGGCTCGTTCTATCGAGAGGCTCTGCAGATGAGCCGCCTCACGCGCGAGATGTTCTGCCTGATGGAGGGGCGGCACGTCCATCCGTCGACGCTCTATCCGGGCGGCGTGGGCACGGTGGCGACGGTCCAGCTCTTCACCGATTACCTCGTCCGGCTGATGAAGTACGTCGACTTCATGAAGCGGGTCGTTCCCTTCCACGACGACCTGTTCGACTTCTTCTACGACGCGCTGCCGGGCTATGAAGAGGTCGGACGTCGGCGCGTGCTGCTGGGCTGCTGGGGATCCTTCAACGACCCCGACGCATGTGATTACACCTACAAGAACATGTCGCGCTGGGGCCGCAAGATGTACGTCACCCCGGGCGTGGTCGTCGACGGCGAACTCGTGACGACCGACCTCGTCGAGATCAACCTAGGCCTGCGCATCCTTCTCGGATCGTCGTTCTACGACGACTGGCAAGATGGCGAGACGTTCGTCAAGCACGATCCTCTGGGCAACCCGATCCATCAGATGCATCCCTGGAACCAGACCACCACGCCCCGCCCTCAACGGCGCGATTTCGCCGGCAAGTACACCTGGGTGATGTCGCCGCGATGGCTCGACGGGCGGACGGGCGAGCACTTGGCCATCGACACCGGAGGCGGCCCTCTCGCGCGTCTGTGGACCACGGCCCTGGCGGGCCTGGTGAACTTCGGCGGCGTCCGATCGACCGGGAAAAGCGTGAAAATCGCCCTGCCCCGATCCGCGTCGCTGCCGGCGGTGGAGTTCGAGTGGAAGATCCCCCGATGGAGCAACACGCTGGAGCGCAATCGCGCCCGCAGCTATTTCCAGGCCTACGCCGCGGCCGCTGCGCTGCACTTCGTCGAGCGGGGTCTCGCCGAGGTCCACGCGGGCCGGACCGACACCTGGACCGACTTCAAGGTGCCCGACGAGGCGATCGGCTGCGGCTTCCACGAGGCCGTCCGCGGGGTCCTGTCGCACCACATGGTGATCCGCGACGGCAAGATCGCAAACTACCACCCTTATCCACCGACCCCCTGGAACGCCAGCCCGCGCGACTCCTGCGGCACGCCCGGGCCCTACGAGGACGCCGTCCAGGGGACCCCGCTGTTCGAGGAGAACGGTCCGGAGGACTTCAAGGGGATCGACATCATGAGGACGGTGCGGAGCTTCGACCCGTGCATGCCGTGCGGGGTCCACATGTACCTCGGCGGGGGCAAGGAGATCCAGGTCCGCCACGCGCCGGCGTTCGGAGCCCAGTCCGTCCTGGGAATGGGGGGATGACGATGCCCGATCGCCGCGAGTTCGAGGCGAGCATGGCCCGCATCGAGGTGCTGACCGGCGTCCTGGAGCGATGCCCCGACCTCGCGGCGCGATCCGCATCGAGAGAACTCGTCGGGGCCCTCCTCGAGCTTCATGGGGCTGGCCTGGCTCGAATCCTCGAGCTGATCGCCGGATCCGGCGACGCCGGCGACGAACTCGTCTCCACGCTCGCTCGCGACGGCCTGGTCGCCAGCGTGCTCCTGCTGCACGACCTCCATCCGATCGACCTGAAGTCTCGGGTGGGGATCGCGCTCGACGGCGTCCGGGCGCGGCTCGGCCCCCACGCCGACCTTGATCTCGTGGGCATCGAGGGGGGGACGTTGAGGCTCCGCCTCGCGGGAGGAGGATGCGGCGGCTGCCCATCCACCTCGGCGGCGATGAAGAAGTCCGTCGAGGACGCGATTCTCGAGGCCGCGCCCGACCTCGCGAGCATCGAGTTCGTCGAGCCGTTGGAACCCCCGCAGGGGGCCTTCTCCCTGCCAGTGATCACCCTCTGACTCGAGGCCGGACGGCCATGACCACCGCATCATCGACCTCGCGCACCGCGTTCGCCGCGCTCCGACGTTTCGCCGAGGTTCGGCCCGCCGGCGAACGCTGCGATTTGTGCGCGAAACCCGTCGCCCCCGGTCATCGTCATCTCATGGAAGCGGTCACACGACGCTTCGTCTGCGCCTGCGACCCTTGCGCATTGCTGTTCGCGGAACAACCCACGGCGCGTTACCGGGCCTTGCCGAGGACGCCACTCCGCCTCGACCACTTTCGGATGACCGAGGCCCAGTGGACCGCCCTCGGGATTCCGATCAACATGGTCTTCTTCACGAAGGACGGCCATGACGGCAGGGTGATCGCCCAGTTTCCCGGCCCTGCCGGAGCGACCGAGGCGTTCCTCGATCCCGAGGCCTGGAACCCGCTCGTGGAGGCGAACCCGATCCTCCATCGGCTACGGCACGACGTGGAGGCGATACTCGTCAACAGGGTGGGCGCGTCGCGCGATTATTACCTCGTCCCTATAGACTTCGGCTTCGGGCTCGCGGGCCTGATCCGCCTCCACTGGCGAGGCCTAGAGGGAGGCGCCGAGGTGTGGGCGGAGATCGGGCGGTTCTTCGATCGGCTGCGATCCATGTCGGCCGGAGCGACCCATGCCTGACCTGTCCTTCCACATCGAGGGCGTCGAACCCGTCCTCTTCGCCGCGTCGCCGCTGCTGGCCTTCAAAACCCGTGTGACGAATCGGATCGCCGGCGAGCGGGTCCGCTCGGGGATGCTCCGCTGCCGCGTGGACATCGACCCGGCGAGGCGCGTCCACGACGCCGACGAGCGGGATCGCCTGCACGACCTCTTCGACCGACCCGAGCGATGGGGTCGAACCTTGCGCGCCCTGCCTTGGGCGGAGGTCGTCCTCTACCTCCCCTCGTTCCAAGACAGCGTCGTCGTCGACGTCCTCGTCCCCTGCTCGGGCGACCTCGAACTCTCCACGACGCGATATCTTTTCGGACTGCGGGGGGGCGACGTGAACGTCGGCCTCTCGTTCCGAGGCACGGTGCTGCACGATTCCAACGATCGCGGCCTTCAGGTCGCCCTGACCGTCCAGGACGAGGCCTCGCGCGTGCGGCTCCCCCTCAACACCTGGCGAGAGATGATGGACCACTACTATCCGAACAGCGGTTGGCTGCGGCTGCGATCTGACCTCTACGAACGTCTGTCCCGACACAAGACGCTCGGCGGCCATGCGACGCTGGAGCAGGCGCTCGACAGCCTCCTGACCGGTGCCGAGGGAGGCCCTTGAGATGTCGATTTCGCCCATCCATCAGGTGGCCCGCGCCATCCTTTACGAGGGGTACGTCCTCTATCCGTACCGGCCCTCTTCGGTGAAAAACCGCCAGAGGTGGGCGTTCGGCGCGGTTTACCCCGAATCGTTCTGCGAGGCCCGAGGCGGGTCCGACGCCTGCATGATCCGGGCGGATTGCCTCCTCGAAGGCGACGAGTCGTCGATCGTGGATGTGAGGGTCGGGTTCTTGCAATTGATCGCCGATGGAGGTCGCGACCATGACTGGCGGGAGGCGACCGAGCGGGAGATCATCGCGCGCCCGTTGGCCTTGGGAGATCTCGTTCCGCATCCCCTATCCCTCCCATTCGCCTTCACGTCGCCCGGCGGAGAAGGCGTCGAAGGCTCGGTCACGATCTCTGCGTGCCAGGCGAGCGACGGGCTCTTACGCGTCGCGGTGAGCCTCGCCAACACCACGCCGGTCTCCGCCTCGCCCATATCGACCCATGCCGAGGTCCAGCCGCATTCTCTCACCTCGGCCCATGTGATCCTCGAACTCCGAGGGGGGAGTTTCGTCTCATCGATCGACCCGCAGGGTCCATTCCTCGCAGCGGCAGCTGGATGTTGCAACGTCGGGCTGTGGCCCGTGCTCGTCGGCCAGGAGGGTTCTCGGTCGGCGATGCTCGCCGCGCCCATCATCCTCTACGATTACCCTCGAATCGCCCCCGAAAGCCATGGAGACCTGTTCGACGCGACCGAAATCGACGAGATCCTGACCTTGCGAATCCTGACCCTGACCGAACCCGAGAAGCGTGAAATGGCCGCCTTCGATCCTCGGGCCCGCACCTTGCTCTACCGGACCGAGGCGCTGGGCGAAGACCAGATCCTCAAGCTTCACGGCTCGATGCGTCGCTCGGATCCGTCGCCCGGCGACCGCGTGATCCTGCGGCCGAAGCGGCGGGCGGACGCATTCGACATCATGCTGGCGGGCCGGTCGGCGACGATCTCCACGATCGAGCGGGACTTCGAAGATCAGGTCTATGTAACCGTGCTCGTCGATGACGATCCTGGCAAGGACCTGGGCGAGCAGGGCAAACCCGGCCATCGGTTCTTCTTCCACGTCGACGAGGTCGAGCCCCTCGGCCAAGTCGTGGTGAGTCCGCCATGACCCCCCCTCGCATCCTGGTCGCCGGCCTCGGCAACATCTTCCACGGAGACGACGGGTTCGGGTCGGAGGTGGCGCGAAGGCTCGCCCGTCGTCGGCAGCCGGATGGGGTGCGCGTCGTCGATTTCGGGATTCGCGGACGAGACCTCGCCTACGAACTGCTGAATGAACCCGGCGGCTTGCTGCTGATCGATGCGGCGCCCCGAGGCGGCCCTCCGGGATCGCTCTACGTCCTTGAGCCGGAGGCGGGCTCGTTCGGCACCGACGCCATCTCGGCCGCGCAGGCGCACGGAATGGGCCCGGTGGAGATTTTCCGCCTCGTCGGCGCGATGGGGGCGACGCTCCCCCGGACCTTCGTGGTCGGATGCGAGCCCGGCTCCATCGACCCGGAGTTCGAGGAGGCGATGGGCCTGAGCGCGGCCGTCGCCAGGGCCGTGGAGGAGGCCGTCCCGCTCGTCGAGTCGCTGATCGACGAGATGCTGCAAGCCGACGGGGGACGCCATGCATGAGTTGGGCATCACGCAGGAGATCGTGGAGATCGTCATTGCGAGGGCCGGGGGTGCCCGCATCGCGCGCATCGTGCTCGAAGTCGGCAAGCTCTCGGCGGTCCTGCCGGACGCCATCCGCTTCTGCTTCGACCTTTGCAGTGAGGGCACCTCCGCAGAGGGCGCCGTGCTGGAGATCCTCGAGCCGCCGGGGCGGGTCCGATGTCGAGGCTGTGCGGTCGAATTCAGTCTCGACCGCCCTTTCGGCCGCTGCGTGTGCGGGGGGACCGACCTGGATTGGCTGGGCGGCGAAGAACTTTCGATCAAGGCCATGGAGCTCGCCTGATATGTGCAAAGATTCCGCGGCGACGGCCGCCCCCCCCGTGCGGACGATCCACCTCGACCACCCCATCCTCGACAAGAATGCGCGACTCGCAGAGCGCAACCGCGGTTGGCTGGAGGCTCGCCGCATCGTGGCTTTCAACCTGCTCAGCTCGCCTGGGTCTGGCAAGACGACCCTGCTGGAACGGACGATCCGCGACCTCGGCCGTGAGCTTTCGATACACGTGATCGAAGGCGACCAGGCGACGGACAACGATGCGCGCAGGATCGAGGCCGCCGGCGCGCCGGCCGTGCAGATCAACACCGGCGCGGGCTGCCATCTGGACGCCTCGATGGTCTCCAAGGCGCTCCAGACTCTGGATCCGAAGCCGGGCTCGGTCGTCTTCGTCGAGAACGTCGGCAATCTGGTCTGTCCCGCGATGTTCGACCTCGGCGAGGCCGAGAAAGTCCTCGTTTGCTCGGTGACCGAAGGTGAGGACAAGCCCTTGAAATACCCCCACATGTTCCGGGCGTGCACGGTCTTGCTGCTCAATAAGATCGACCTGCTCCCCTACGTCGCCTTCGAGGTCGATCGCTTCATCGATAACGCGCTCCTCGTCAATCCCGCGCTGGAGGTGTTCCTGGTCTCCGCCTCGCGAGGCGACGGGCTGGGGGGTTGGTACGACCGGATCCGCAGGCTCGCGGTTCCGGACTCTGCGAGCCGATGGGGGGAGGTTGAATCGTCGCGGGAAAGCCCTCCATGATGGGGATGGGCGGCGGATCGCCGATCGAAGGGCCTCCTCCCGCTACCGAAGAAGAGGCGGAGGCGATCTTGCGCGCGCTGGTCGGTGGGGCTCAGCAGGACCCCGCCGGCCCCGCCGTCGCCCCGGAGCCGACCGCGGGCGCAGGGCGAGAACGGGGGCCGGTCGACGAGAACGGCATGGCCGAGATCCGCTATCGGGCGTTGGTCGAGCAGATCCCGGCCGTGACTTTCATGTCCAGGCTGGACCGAGGGATGCAGGAGTTGTACGTAAGCCCCCAGATCGAGATCATGCTCGGCTTCTCGCAGAAGGAATGGCTGGAGAACCCGATCCTCTGGTACCAGCAACTGCACCCCGACGACCGCGACCGCTGGCAGTCCGAGTTCGCCCGCACGATCGTCGGCGGCGTCCCGTTCCGCGCGGAGTACCGCTTCCTGGCGAAGAGCGGCCGCGTGATATGGGTCCGCGGCGAGGCCCAGATCATCCGCGACGCCGGGGGAGCGCCCCTCTTCCTCCAGGGGATCGCGTTCGACATCACCGATCAGAAAGAAGCCGAGGCGATCCTCCACCGAAGCCGCGAGCAGCTCGAAGGCGTAGTCCGCGAGCGGACTTCCGAGCTGGGCGAGGCGAACCGGGCGCTCCAGGCCGAGATCGCCGAAAGGACGCGGACCGAGCTCGCACTCCGCGATCGCGAGGCCAGGCTCGGATCGATCGTCGAGAGCGCCGTCGACGGCATTCTCGTGATCGATCATCGAGGCGTCGTCGAGTCGTTCAACCCGGCCGCCCAGCGGATCTTCGGCTACTCCTCCGACGAGGTCCTGGGGCGCAATATCAAGATGCTCATGCCCGCCCCCTACCGCGAGGAGCACGACGGCTACCTGGCCAACTATCTAGAAACCGGGATTCCCAAGATCATCGGGATCGGCCGGGACGTGACCGGGCGGAGAAAGGACGGCGGCACGTTCCCGATGGAACTGGCCGTGAGCAAGACGCCGACATCGGACGGGATCAAATTCACAGGCATCGTCCGGGACGTGACCCAGCGCAAACGCGACGAGTCGGACCTGACCGAGGCCAAGCTCGCCGCCGAGTCCGCCAGCAAGCTCAAGAGCGAGTTCCTCGCCAACATGAGCCATGAAATCCGCACGCCGATGAACGGGATCATCGGCATGACTGAGCTCGCGTTGGACACCGACCTCGACCCGATCCAACGGGAGTATCTGGGTGCCGTGAAGATCTCCGCCGACGCCCTGCTCACGCTGATAAACGACATCCTCGACTTCTCGAAGATCGAGGCCGGCAAGCTCGACCTGGACGCGACCGACTTCGACGTGCGTGAAATGGTGGGCGAGGCGTTGAAGCCCATGGCCGTTCGCGCGAGCGAGAAGGGGCTTGAGCTGGCCTGCGAGATCGAGGCGGACGTGCCCGACGTCCTGGTCGGCGATCCGGGGCGGCTCCGCCAGATCATGATCAACCTCGTCGGCAACGCGATCAAGTTCACCATGGAAGGAGAGGTCGTCGTGAAGGTCGGCCGCGAGGCGGGGAGCGGCGACGCGGACCTGAGCCTGCACATCTCGATCACAGATACCGGGATAGGCGTCCCCGAGGACAAGCAGCAGCGGATTTTCGAGTCCTTCACCCAGGCCGACGGCTCGACGACCAGGAAGTTCGGCGGTACCGGCCTGGGCTTGGCGATCAGCCGTCGGCTCGTCGAGCTGATGGGCGGCCGGATCTGGCTGGAGAGCCGCCCCGGCGTGGGGACCACCTTCCATTTCACGGCGAAATTGCCCCGGTGCCTTGTGGCTTCCCACGCGGCCGCCGACGCCTCGGCAGATTTCCGTGGCATGCGTACGCTGATCATCGACGACAACGCCACGAATCGGACGATCCTGGAGCGGGTCGTGATCGGGTGGGGCATGACGCCCACGCTTTGCGATTCCGGCCTCACCGGCCTGGAGGCCATGTCGAGGGCGGTCGACGAGGGTCGGCCCTATTCCTTGGTGCTCCTCGACGCCATGATGCCGGAGGTGGACGGCTTCGAGGTGATCCGACGGATCAACGCGGACCCATACGTGGTGGGTGCGACCATCCTGATGCTGTCGTCGGCCGCTCAACTCTATGACGCCGTCTCGTACCGGGAGATGGGCCTCAGCCGCTTCCTGATCAAGCCGGTCCGCCCGTCCGACCTGCTGGCGGCCATCCGTCAAGGGCTGGGCGGCAGGTCCGTCCCGCGCCACGATCCATCAACCCCCGACACGACTCCGGGACCGTCGGCGAACGAACCGCTCCGCATCCTGCTGGCGGATGACAACGCCGTGAACCAGAGGCTCGGCGCCCGGCTGCTGGAGAAGCAAGGCCACGCCGTCGTCGTCGCCGGCGACGGCCGCCAAACCCTCGAGCTCCTGGCCGGAGGCCATTTCGACATGGTGCTCATGGACATCCAGATGCCCGTGATGAACGGATTCGAGGCCGCTGCGGCCATCCGTTCACGAGAAGTCCTGTATGGGGGGCACATCCCCATCATCGCCCTGACCGCCAACGCGATGAAGGGGGACAAGGAGCAATGCCTCCAGTCCGGCTTCGACGCCTACGTCACCAAGCCGATCCGATGGCCCCAGTTGGCTTCGGCGATCGAGGGCCTTTCGCGCGACAGGCCTCGGGTGGACACGGCTGGGCAGGGTCCCTCGCCGCCACCGTCGATCCTGGATGAAGCCGCGTCCCTGGAGCGGCTCGGCGGCGACGTCGACCTGCTGAAGGAGATCGCGACGATATTCATCGGCGACTGCCCGCGGATGGTCGATCAGATCGCCGACGCGGTCGCGCGCGGCGACGCGGGGGCCTTGAAGCTCGCCGCCCACACGCTCAGGGGATCGGCGTCGAATTTCGCCTCGCCGGCCGTCGAGGACGCCGCATCGCGTCTCGAAAAAATGGGATCGCTGGGCGACGTCGTCGGGGCCCCTGAAGCGTTCGCCGAACTCCTCCCCCTCGTCGATCGGCTCGCGTCGGCCCTCGGTCAGCTCGTCGCCGCTGGAGGCGGGTCGCCGATCTTTCCCTCCCTCTGACCGAACGGGACCGGATCGACGTGGTCAGCCCCGAACTGGGAGCGTTTTACC
The DNA window shown above is from Paludisphaera mucosa and carries:
- a CDS encoding hydrogenase maturation protease, translating into MTPPRILVAGLGNIFHGDDGFGSEVARRLARRRQPDGVRVVDFGIRGRDLAYELLNEPGGLLLIDAAPRGGPPGSLYVLEPEAGSFGTDAISAAQAHGMGPVEIFRLVGAMGATLPRTFVVGCEPGSIDPEFEEAMGLSAAVARAVEEAVPLVESLIDEMLQADGGRHA
- a CDS encoding hydrogenase maturation nickel metallochaperone HypA/HybF, whose protein sequence is MHELGITQEIVEIVIARAGGARIARIVLEVGKLSAVLPDAIRFCFDLCSEGTSAEGAVLEILEPPGRVRCRGCAVEFSLDRPFGRCVCGGTDLDWLGGEELSIKAMELA
- the hypB gene encoding hydrogenase nickel incorporation protein HypB — translated: MCKDSAATAAPPVRTIHLDHPILDKNARLAERNRGWLEARRIVAFNLLSSPGSGKTTLLERTIRDLGRELSIHVIEGDQATDNDARRIEAAGAPAVQINTGAGCHLDASMVSKALQTLDPKPGSVVFVENVGNLVCPAMFDLGEAEKVLVCSVTEGEDKPLKYPHMFRACTVLLLNKIDLLPYVAFEVDRFIDNALLVNPALEVFLVSASRGDGLGGWYDRIRRLAVPDSASRWGEVESSRESPP
- a CDS encoding hybrid sensor histidine kinase/response regulator, producing MRALVGGAQQDPAGPAVAPEPTAGAGRERGPVDENGMAEIRYRALVEQIPAVTFMSRLDRGMQELYVSPQIEIMLGFSQKEWLENPILWYQQLHPDDRDRWQSEFARTIVGGVPFRAEYRFLAKSGRVIWVRGEAQIIRDAGGAPLFLQGIAFDITDQKEAEAILHRSREQLEGVVRERTSELGEANRALQAEIAERTRTELALRDREARLGSIVESAVDGILVIDHRGVVESFNPAAQRIFGYSSDEVLGRNIKMLMPAPYREEHDGYLANYLETGIPKIIGIGRDVTGRRKDGGTFPMELAVSKTPTSDGIKFTGIVRDVTQRKRDESDLTEAKLAAESASKLKSEFLANMSHEIRTPMNGIIGMTELALDTDLDPIQREYLGAVKISADALLTLINDILDFSKIEAGKLDLDATDFDVREMVGEALKPMAVRASEKGLELACEIEADVPDVLVGDPGRLRQIMINLVGNAIKFTMEGEVVVKVGREAGSGDADLSLHISITDTGIGVPEDKQQRIFESFTQADGSTTRKFGGTGLGLAISRRLVELMGGRIWLESRPGVGTTFHFTAKLPRCLVASHAAADASADFRGMRTLIIDDNATNRTILERVVIGWGMTPTLCDSGLTGLEAMSRAVDEGRPYSLVLLDAMMPEVDGFEVIRRINADPYVVGATILMLSSAAQLYDAVSYREMGLSRFLIKPVRPSDLLAAIRQGLGGRSVPRHDPSTPDTTPGPSANEPLRILLADDNAVNQRLGARLLEKQGHAVVVAGDGRQTLELLAGGHFDMVLMDIQMPVMNGFEAAAAIRSREVLYGGHIPIIALTANAMKGDKEQCLQSGFDAYVTKPIRWPQLASAIEGLSRDRPRVDTAGQGPSPPPSILDEAASLERLGGDVDLLKEIATIFIGDCPRMVDQIADAVARGDAGALKLAAHTLRGSASNFASPAVEDAASRLEKMGSLGDVVGAPEAFAELLPLVDRLASALGQLVAAGGGSPIFPSL